From the Helianthus annuus cultivar XRQ/B chromosome 17, HanXRQr2.0-SUNRISE, whole genome shotgun sequence genome, the window AAAAATATATGACAATTATTATTAAATCAAGTTAAAATAGACTCCACCCAATCAGATGTATATTCATAAGCAACAAATGTTACGGCGCCAGCAGGTGCAGCCTTCACGATTGACGGTACAATCCCCTTGTAAAGTCCAGCCCAGCCCTCCTTTTGTGAGATCCGCATAAGTGCATCATACATGTTTCTATAAGCATGGGTCTCAACCCGGGCCCCATATCTCGGATGTCTTTGCAATCCTTCAATCTGTATATGTATAACAATCAGTGtcaaaatgggtcaaaacaggcTTGTACGATTTGCATCGGGCTATTGGACTAGATAGCTAGCAAACCACAATCGTTCCAAATGCTATCAAAGCTGTAAAAGTTTCACCTGAAATCGCTTCTTCACAACATCAAGGGGATGACATACAGCCTTAGCGCATGATCCAGCAGCAAGCCCACAGACAAAAAGCTGAAAACTTGACAAAGATTCTTCGCTCAGCACTGAATCTGTAGACCAGCGTGCATTCCAGGCCTAAAACATAAAAGTAAACCTGCCTCAGATATCAAAGAAATTAACTATCTATCGTTTTAAACAAAGGCTCAAAACACTAGTGCATTATCAATTACTGCTTCAGTTATAACTAGAAATTCTGGAGACCCTTTATGTGTGAATCGAAccaaaaaggttttttttttttttcattttcctAGCCAGCAAACAAataaagaaagagaaaaaaagaaaaatgcAATACCATGGTCCAACGTTTAAAGGTGTCATATGTACCAAACTGCAAGCCGGCATAAGGAACGATCTCAACTAGAGTAGGTGATAATCCAGCATACAACCCACGAAAACCACGGGTTGTCATAATGTCAACAAATGCAGACCTCATATTTGGATATAtctacataaataaataaataaataaataaataaataaataatctcagTTGTTAGTAATAGATTAAAAAGAAGTTCAAGATATTGAAACATTTGTAACTTGGGTTTAGCTGAATTTATTCTCTGCATTAGTAAACGTAATAACGTTTTTTATGTTTCTACAAGCATACCTTTGGCTCTCCTTGCGAAGCTAAAATGGTTCGTAGTAGATCAAACGGGTAGGACCCAACTGTAGCAGCGCACCCGGCTAGGGCCCCACTCATGAAAGACAAGTATGGACTTAAATGAATGTGATCTTCTGCATGACAAACAGATCCATATTTTGGAGGTGTGAGAAAAATATGGAAAAGTAGTTATTGAAAATAACTTGTGCCACAACTTTTGATGATATAACAACACCCATGGTATGTAGACTAGAATTGTTAAATCAGAATGACTTGTTAGCAAGTCTGTTTTTTAACATATACTTCATTAAAAcacgccaaacccaaaaaccGGGCAGCCAAAACACAACAAAAAGATTACATAATTACAAACTTACAAGTTACACCAATTTTCCCATGAGATAGCTTTAAATTTAGACCTACTTCTAAACCATACGTACCCCCACCGTCTTGAGTTCACAAGTCTAAAATATGTTGGCAACGTACAGATAGTTAGACTCAACTAACTTTGAGAACTACAGACCCTTGATCActaataaaaacatgaaaaaccAATGTCAAACCTAGTATACTTTGGTAACCTAAGAGCCCTACCTTATACAAATCGCAAAATCCTATAAGATAATCTGAAATTATTTTTTAGGTGAATCATAGTTGCCAATAGCGAATGGCGGACACTACAAGAAAATTTTAGAAATactttatatgtatattttatcaaaatacgctGTTATTTTCATCTAAATACGCaatttatattaaatagttatattaatacaaaaaaaaactaaaatcccGCTATTTACATTAAAGCCAAAAAACCTGAAATCCTGCTATTGTCACGCTATGGAGTCGCTAACAATCAGATTGCAAGATAGCCTCACTCCGTTATGAAGCGCGCTATAGGGAAAGCTATTATCACTATTGACAACAGTGATGTGAATAAAAattgaacatttttaaaaatcaaaacttatACAGACCTGATTTGGAGGAGCCAGAAGCAAATGTCTTTACTTTATGCAACACCGCGAACTGTATAGCAGTGTATGGCATGACCATGAGAAGTGCTGGAACATTACCGCGCCAAAATCCCTGGAAGAGAAAACCATGTCATAAATAGTAAGAATATAAAGGAATTAAAAACTTCCAAAGCGattcaaaaaaaaatgtacaGCTTATAGAGCAGTAACATAAGA encodes:
- the LOC110920992 gene encoding mitochondrial thiamine diphosphate carrier 2 yields the protein MEEPGQLKTAFINATAGSLSGAISRTVTSPLDVIKIRFQVQLEPTTSFALLSKNLYGTSKYTGMVQASKDIFREEGFLGFWRGNVPALLMVMPYTAIQFAVLHKVKTFASGSSKSEDHIHLSPYLSFMSGALAGCAATVGSYPFDLLRTILASQGEPKIYPNMRSAFVDIMTTRGFRGLYAGLSPTLVEIVPYAGLQFGTYDTFKRWTMAWNARWSTDSVLSEESLSSFQLFVCGLAAGSCAKAVCHPLDVVKKRFQIEGLQRHPRYGARVETHAYRNMYDALMRISQKEGWAGLYKGIVPSIVKAAPAGAVTFVAYEYTSDWVESILT